A genomic stretch from Festucalex cinctus isolate MCC-2025b chromosome 13, RoL_Fcin_1.0, whole genome shotgun sequence includes:
- the ppp1r13l gene encoding relA-associated inhibitor: MTSPSTYGSSLLFQTMNDDLNASLASADELDKEFNSMLREASSGPTDAPRGFQVAKQHISPPPSTSHTLRGSSSWNNISSTSTPYAATPSTLRPMDSVVTMIKSAPTSPVPSISPLSSPKISRATSSLSRGGPGPDGYPYRQPSPKHSPRSQRRSYDQSPRASVGYVERSPSPGRAAASHLSPPSPSPSPNRLSPFDGRRSPRPDRGPSPLAFHHPVGETIPRTLAFRQPDEVVQKQKSPGKWNETDLDMSYESKPHHTYDKSEWIRATVPNSNWRESNLDGPAPAPSPKKNHRAPPIQLPHGSLPRNTRVPVHPDVASSTQSHQYHPQPIISRISIPPVAGQSRQRKPIPLSVIMRLQNPQWGAMSGQTTPRGPPGDQIWEAPYQPAVSRNFFFNQASMQPPPELRQPAVYSDALNPGDIDAELSRLDLVHHMPMIHEGEPSTPQDPPRPLSPTRLQPVVAPEAQSQEIPDIEELLRIRSEIPRPLKRRGSVDQSRPLKKASHYEPNQYKKLINKLFQRKERQHKGDGGGERGSESSSSSEGEENTAALPPPQPPQTSSHQDYRNYHSILRASREHKSSGRRARLSPLVLALDGALVGELETVQRAVQEMPDPSQPNDEGITALHNAICGGHYKVVDFLVRVGANVSAPDSHGWTPLHCAASCNDRPLCEFLVRNGAAVMAMTESDGATAAQKCDPYAVGFEECESFLRGVEEAMGMENSGVLYALWSYPAQAPDELTFREGDMVTILQKLDGSDWWWASLCGREGFVPNNYFGLFPKVRPKSLS; encoded by the exons ATGACTTCTCCGAGCACATATGGCAGCAGCCTCCTGT TCCAGACTATGAACGATGACCTGAACGCGTCGCTGGCCAGCGCGGACGAGCTCGACAAAGAGTTCAACTCCATGCTGAGGGAGGCCTCGTCTGGACCCACAGATGCACCGCGGGGATTTCAG GTTGCGAAGCAGCACATCTCTCCACCGCCCAGCACGTCCCACACACTGCGGGGGTCGAGTAGCTGGAACAACATCAGCTCTACGTCAACGCCATACGCGGCCACCCCCTCGACCCTCCGCCCCATGGACTCCGTGGTCACCATGATCAAAAGTGCGCCAACGTCCCCGGTGCCCTCCATCAGCCCGCTTTCCTCGCCCAAGATCAGCAGGGCCACCTCGTCTCTGTCCCGCGGCGGTCCTGGTCCTGACGGGTACCCGTACCGCCAGCCCAGCCCCAAGCACTCGCCCCGCAGCCAGAGGCGAAGCTATGACCAGAGTCCCCGCGCTTCGGTGGGCTACGTGGAGAGGAGCCCGTCCCCCGGTCGCGCCGCCGCCTCGCACCTGTCCCCGCCCTCGCCCTCGCCCTCGCCCAACCGGCTCAGCCCCTTCGACGGTCGTAGGTCGCCTCGGCCCGACCGAGGACCCTCACCTTTGGCTTTTCATCATCCAGTGGGTGAAACGATTCCCCGGACTTTGGCTTTCAGACAGCCGG ATGAGGTTGTGCAGAAGCAAAAGAGTCCCGGCAAGTGGAACGAGACGGATCTAGACATGTCCTATGAAAGCAAGCCTCACCACACCTATGACA AAAGCGAGTGGATCAGAGCAACCGTGCCCAACAGTAACTGGAGAGAGTCCAACCTGGATGGGCCTGCTCCGGCCCCGAGCCCCAAAAAG AATCATCGCGCTCCGCCTATCCAGTTACCGCACGGTTCCCTGCCCCGAAACACTCGGGTGCCGGTCCATCCGGACGTGGCCTCGTCGACCCAGTCCCATCAGTACCACCCGCAGCCCATCATCTCCCGCATTTCCATTCCGCCCGTTGCCGGCCAATCACGCCAGCGCAAGCCCATCCCGCTCTCCGTCATCATGCGTCTCCAGAACCCCCAATGGGGTGCCATGTCCGGTCAAACCACCCCGCGGGGGCCTCCTGGAGACCAAATTTGGGAGGCACCTTACCAACCTGCCGTATCCAGGAATTTCTTCTTCAACCAGGCTTCTATGCAGCCGCCGCCAGAACTGAGACAACCGGCTGTTTACAGTGACg CATTGAACCCGGGTGACATCGATGCTGAGCTTTCCCGACTGGACTTAGTTCACCACATGCCAATGATCCACGAGGGCGAGCCTAGCACCCCTCAGGACCCACCCCGGCCCCTCAGTCCTACCCGGCTCCAGCCCGTGGTGGCCCCCGAGGCCCAGAGCCAGGAAATCCCCGACATAGAGGAGCTGCTGCGCATCCGCTCCGAGATCCCGCGACCTCTGAAGAGGCGCGGTTCGGTGGACCAGTCGCGGCCCTTGAAGAAGGCGTCGCACTATGAGCCCAACCAGTACAAGAAGCTCATCAACAAGCTCTTCCAGCGAAAGGAGCGGCAGCACAAGGGCGACGGAGGCGGCGAACGGGGCAGCGAGAGCAGCAGCTCGTCGGAGGGAGAGGAAAACACTGCCGCGCTTCCACCGCCACAGCCCCCCCAGACTTCCAGCCACCAGGATTACAGA AACTACCATTCCATCCTGAGGGCCAGCCGGGAGCACAAAAGCTCCGGGAGACGAGCCCGCCTCAGCCCGCTGGTCTTGGCGCTGGACGGAGCGCTGGTGGGCGAGCTGGAGACGGTGCAGCGGGCCGTACAGGAG ATGCCGGACCCGAGCCAGCCTAACGACGAGGGCATCACGGCTCTCCACAACGCCATCTGCGGCGGCCATTACAAGGTGGTGGATTTCCTGGTTCGCGTCGGCGCCAACGTCAGTGCGCCGGACAGCCATGGATG GACTCCGCTGCACTGCGCGGCGTCGTGCAACGACCGGCCGTTGTGCGAGTTCCTGGTGAGGAACGGCGCGGCCGTCATGGCCATGACGGAGAGCGACGGCGCCACGGCCGCGCAAAAGTGCGACCCGTACGCCGTCGGCTTTGAGGAGTGCGAGAGCTTCCTGAGAG GCGTGGAGGAGGCGATGGGCATGGAGAACAGCGGGGTGCTTTACGCCCTGTGGAGTTACCCGGCTCAGGCCCCTGACGAGCTGACCTTCCGAGAGGGAGATATGGTCACGATCCTGCAGAAGCTCGACGGTTCGGACTGGTGGTGGGCCTCGCTTTGCGGCCGCGAGGGCTTCGTGCCCAACAACTACTTTGGG CTTTTCCCAAAGGTTCGTCCGAAATCTCTCTCCTAG